The following coding sequences are from one Streptomyces dengpaensis window:
- a CDS encoding rhomboid family intramembrane serine protease, whose translation MVIPVHDVNPARRTPYVTYALIAANVLVFVFTPGIAGSVAGESGLAQLCHLQAFLERYAAVPQELIHHQMPRVVPTGDVGIGPQGAGCVVGPPGYEKSPPLSVFTSLFLHGSWLHLLGNMVFLLIFGNNIEDRMGRVRYTLFYVACGYAAAYGFAVLNDDSGDPLIGASGAIAGVLGAYLVLYPKARVWVLVPFLIFLPLRLPAWIVLGFWFVLQAVYSYGGGVSAAGTVAYAAHVVGFLAGVLLAWPLRPGTPPPPEPRGLLWGRRARPGR comes from the coding sequence GTGGTCATCCCCGTCCATGACGTGAACCCGGCACGGCGCACGCCGTATGTGACGTACGCGCTGATCGCCGCCAACGTTCTCGTGTTCGTCTTCACGCCCGGGATCGCCGGATCGGTGGCGGGTGAGAGCGGGCTGGCGCAGCTGTGTCATCTGCAGGCGTTTCTGGAGCGCTACGCCGCGGTGCCGCAGGAGCTGATCCACCACCAGATGCCCCGGGTGGTGCCCACGGGCGACGTCGGGATCGGGCCGCAGGGAGCGGGCTGTGTAGTGGGCCCGCCCGGCTACGAGAAGTCGCCGCCGCTGTCGGTGTTCACGTCGCTGTTCCTGCACGGGAGCTGGCTGCACCTGCTGGGCAACATGGTCTTCCTGCTGATCTTCGGCAACAACATCGAGGACCGCATGGGCCGTGTGCGGTACACGCTGTTCTACGTGGCCTGCGGCTACGCGGCGGCGTACGGCTTCGCGGTGCTGAACGACGACTCCGGCGACCCGTTGATCGGCGCCTCAGGCGCCATCGCCGGAGTCCTGGGCGCCTATCTCGTCCTCTATCCGAAGGCCAGGGTGTGGGTCCTCGTCCCGTTCCTGATCTTCCTGCCGCTGCGGCTGCCGGCGTGGATCGTGCTGGGCTTCTGGTTCGTGCTGCAGGCCGTGTACTCGTACGGCGGCGGCGTCTCGGCCGCGGGGACGGTGGCGTACGCGGCCCACGTGGTCGGCTTCCTCGCGGGCGTGCTGCTCGCCTGGCCACTGCGCCCCGGCACCCCGCCCCCACCGGAACCGCGCGGCCTGCTGTGGGGCAGGCGGGCGCGGCCCGGCCGGTGA
- the hemE gene encoding uroporphyrinogen decarboxylase, with amino-acid sequence MSANHSPSGQQPSATYESAFLKACRREPVPHTPVWFMRQAGRSLPEYLKVREGIPMLESCMRPELVAEITLQPVRRHNVDAAIYFSDIVVPLKAIGIDLDIKPGVGPVVENPIRSRADLAQLRDLTPEDVRYVTEAIGLLTAELGSTPLIGFAGAPFTLASYLVEGGPSKNHEHTKALMYGDPQLWADLLDRLAEITSAFLKVQIEAGASAVQLFDSWVGALAPADYRRSVMPASTKVFDAVASYGVPRIHFGVGTGELLGLMGEAGADVVGVDWRVPLDEAARRVGPGKALQGNLDPAVLFSSPEAVQTKTREVLDAAAGLEGHVFNLGHGVLPTTDPDALTRLVEYVHTQTAR; translated from the coding sequence GTGAGTGCCAACCACAGCCCTTCCGGGCAGCAGCCGTCAGCCACGTACGAGTCCGCCTTCCTCAAGGCGTGCAGGCGCGAGCCCGTGCCGCACACGCCGGTGTGGTTCATGCGGCAGGCCGGTCGCTCGCTGCCCGAGTACCTCAAGGTGCGCGAGGGCATCCCCATGCTGGAGTCCTGCATGCGGCCCGAGCTGGTCGCCGAGATCACCCTCCAGCCGGTCCGCCGGCACAACGTGGACGCGGCGATCTACTTCAGCGACATCGTGGTCCCGCTGAAGGCCATCGGCATCGACCTCGACATCAAGCCGGGCGTCGGCCCCGTCGTCGAGAACCCGATCCGCAGCCGCGCCGACCTGGCCCAGCTGCGCGATCTGACCCCCGAGGACGTCCGTTACGTCACCGAGGCGATCGGCCTGCTCACGGCCGAGCTCGGGTCGACCCCGCTCATCGGTTTCGCGGGCGCGCCTTTCACCCTGGCGAGCTACCTCGTGGAGGGCGGTCCGTCCAAGAACCACGAGCACACCAAGGCGCTCATGTACGGCGACCCGCAGCTGTGGGCCGATCTGCTCGACCGTCTCGCCGAGATCACCTCCGCCTTCCTGAAGGTCCAGATCGAGGCGGGCGCCAGCGCCGTCCAGCTCTTCGACTCCTGGGTCGGCGCCCTGGCACCCGCCGACTACCGCCGCTCGGTGATGCCCGCGTCCACGAAGGTCTTCGACGCGGTGGCTTCGTACGGCGTTCCGCGTATCCACTTCGGTGTCGGCACCGGTGAGCTGCTCGGCCTGATGGGCGAGGCGGGCGCGGACGTGGTCGGCGTCGACTGGCGCGTCCCGCTCGACGAGGCCGCCCGTCGCGTCGGCCCCGGCAAGGCCCTCCAGGGCAACCTCGACCCGGCTGTGCTGTTCTCCTCGCCCGAGGCCGTCCAGACGAAGACGCGTGAGGTGCTCGACGCCGCCGCCGGTCTCGAAGGCCATGTCTTCAACCTGGGCCACGGCGTCCTGCCGACCACCGACCCGGACGCGCTGACCCGGCTCGTGGAGTACGTCCACACGCAGACCGCACGCTAG